The genomic DNA CTCACCGCGATTAATCAGTCCTCCATCGATCATCGAACCAAGTTCGACGAATCAATCAGCATTTGcacgaaaattcgaaacttttccaCGGATCTTCCCTTCTATCTATTCGATATTCCCGTGTCGTGGCGCACGAAACGATCGTCACCGACTGCTGATTGCCGGTTTTCCTCCTCTGTATCGTGGGTGAATCGATAGGGCTTCTTCACTAAGCTCATTACAAGACTCTTCGAGTTCCTCGATGCTCGCGTATCGTGCGTGGAAAGGTTCGATGTTTCTCGATtgcggaaaaatttttttttagaggagATGAAGGATCGAGGATCGACGAGTGGATGTGAATAACAAAAtgtcttcgatttttttttgatgaagaAGATTTGTTGTGCAAATGAGATCTGTTTTGTAAATGGAAGAATGATTGTTTTGCagcatttatttcttttattgtatttcttcTTTGCGTATtcataagagaaaattttactcGCAAATAATTTACGAGTTATgtgaaatggaataaaatttgaagaaagattAGATTGCATCTTTTTTgggataatgataatttagatatttttttttttttctaattccttttttctagtacaatgaattatattcgatACAGCAGATTTTGTTCTATCAAACGTGCAATAATGATCAATTTGTCGCACACCGATGATCGATTCATGCATTCAAATAGTACgctattttccatttatattcgTGTCGGTTAAAACAAGGAATGCTTCATCAATCATACAAGCTTTATACAATACTTCCTACCaaagaaatacgaaaaaaatgatgaCGCAGCATTCTATCATTCGACACATTGCCGTGACAGTAACTGttgtttaacaaaatttcCCTACGTGAATTTTAACTTGTTAATTATCGATcttgtgtatttttatatttttaaattttttacaaatataatatgaagttATTCTCTTATAatctcgttatatatatatatttatatattttgtaattagtaaattttttattatattcataattttttgtaaaatttcttattgaaaatatgtgacattattctatttattttaaaatttacttaaaggACGCGGAACTTCTTAAGAACGATTGTTCGAAACTGTAGTACTTCGTTATTCAATAACGCTTCGTTAATCCATTATGTATGTCAAATAATTTAGAAGCCAGATAGGtgaataactattttttttttcttatccaaGTTCATCGActctgaaattattaatgataaacgTAGAGTATACATAAATGTATTACATAAACATTTCATTaagtattgtataattattgaaaaagggaaaaagagtaATCGTGAAGGAACAGTCTTCATTAATCTTAATCTCAAGGGATTGCTCTTTCTTGAGAAATTGAATTCTGAATACATATTTCGATCTTGGATAAAATTGCATTTGTATTATAcagatttctttaaatatttctctattttataaaaaatattcataaacgcTTCGTTCTTtcctaaaatcaaaatttttatctatatcataatacatatatattatataaataaaatcaatatgaatattaaaacaaagatattatttatctttcttaatttttctaaaatataagtaatcgCATTCGttgcatataaatatgtttttctttttttcacggtGGGGAAGAAACCTTGTGAAAAGGACATTACGAATACACAGTTACGtgacgaatattttaaatcgtggTCTACTTTTAGTTACGTTGTCTCCGCTCTATCTATCCGTGGCCGTATTTTTTCAACAGAGAGGAAAAGTCTCGGTTAACGGATGAAAAGCTTCCCTTACGGTCAAGAAATACAGTTTATTGGTAATTCTATTGAGAAATTTCCAGGTCGATCGTAACTAATGTACCTCGAACGAAAGAGAGTCCCTCCGGAAGAGTCCTCTTGTGCCTCCGCCATACCCTTtcgttctatttattttatatctaaggATCACGAGCCAAGGAACATTTCATGAAGTAAGGAGAAATGATCGCATGACGCCCACCGATAATACGCGAAGAtcaataaaagagaaaataagttTATTGTTCGTATCTCTCTGTTTATATTCTTCTGTTTATATTCTTATGGTGGATCGAAATTAATGCCACGTGATTTAAGGATTTGGTAATTTTGTCATTTAGAAGATCATATTTGAATATCGATGTAATTATCTTTGGCTATATAATAGTGTTGaacagaattagaaaaaaaagaattggaatattagattaagatatgtataattcaataaataaatatgaataggATATTTGTGAAAgtgataaaatatagaaagcgTGAaagagttttttatttaatattaaaaaaaaaattggttaacaaatatacaataacTTATTTTCAAAGGAAATTAATGTTGATTAAGAATGGAGGATTATTTTATGTAGAAATGAAAAGagtaatgaaattcaattatcagacaattttttatttgaatattttataatgttataaaaattgaatttaacatattcatgattatttacataaaatatatattttaaaatttatcgtatcgaaaatttttcaaaattggtacgatttaatttaaaattcgtttaatgAGCAGCAATGATCAACAATAAGGTAGCTTTGGTATTTCCTGTAAGACGAATGTTAATGATACCTTCGCTTGCCCCTAAAATATTTGGTCTGTCGCAGATAACTGCTTGGCTGCCAGCATAATTCGTAGCACTGACATAGTGGAGGATTCCtgtaaaattaagtttttttttttcgaacagtGTTACTTCTTGAACTCGATTATCGAGTTTTATCCCAATTCTCGAGTTAATATTTTCTCAAGCTATACGAAGAATAGGAAATATAACAGAAATAAGGAATCTTACCGTTCTTAACAGACAATTTCAATTCCAAGGAACCTACTGCAGAATTCGGATTATTCAATTCGACTTCCCggtaaaaaatttgttcgtcTGACCGGTGTGAACCGATAGTGAGGTCACCGATGAATCCACTCCGTTCTTCAATGAAAGGATTCTgtatattttcgaatgaaaattaatataaatattctcgaatcAAGCGTTAAATGTagctaaattattttgttacttaggaagaataaaagtattcaaataaaatttttcaaatacaaaggttaaatttatctaaatatcacgaatattctaaacaaaattacaaaataataataaattaaaatagaacatCACAAAAAAGGTCTCATCTGATTTAGAATCTTTCAATCGatgtaaaagaaagagagagaataattatacgctttatcttttttcgaaaGTGAAACATAGATTGGGATGATAATTAGGGTGGACTTACCGATTTAGACTGTTGCACGGCATCTTT from Apis mellifera strain DH4 linkage group LG4, Amel_HAv3.1, whole genome shotgun sequence includes the following:
- the LOC100577527 gene encoding uncharacterized protein LOC100577527 codes for the protein MFRTIAVVLVVALPLIQASSIDISQRSKYHLEFTSKDAVQQSKSNPFIEERSGFIGDLTIGSHRSDEQIFYREVELNNPNSAVGSLELKLSVKNGILHYVSATNYAGSQAVICDRPNILGASEGIINIRLTGNTKATLLLIIAAH